From Gossypium raimondii isolate GPD5lz chromosome 11, ASM2569854v1, whole genome shotgun sequence:
GTACAGATTGTTTCAAAGAACTCTGAGAATGGTGTACTAGACGAGAAGGTCGGTACCGATTCCATAGGTACTAATCTTGGTTTCGATCCAGCTGGTCTCGGCGTCCTTGATGCATTCTTTGCAAGTTTTTCCATGATAATTGTCAGTGAGGTTTGTGCATTgagttctctctctctctctatatatatatatttgaaaaatgatatgATTGTCCACTGATCTTACTATCATGTGCTTGAAAGGAAGATTTTCTACTAAGAAACATGTCAAATGGCTATTCCATTGCCAactattttacttaaattcatcacatatatatatatattatataactgATATGTTATATGGATACAATGACAGATTGGAGATGAAACTTTTATAATAGCAGCTCTTATGGCTATGCGACACCCAAAGTCAACTGTTCTATCCGGTGCATTAGCTGCCCTGTTTGTTATGACAGTAAGTTAGCCgttcccatttttttttcttgacctATGAAATGTTTCAAGTCCCTGCCCCTTTTTTCTGTTCCATAGAATACAATTCAATTGCATGGTGTGATGAAAATGCTTTTGGTACTGCCTAAGATATTTATTCTAAAGTCATAATGTTATCAGTGTTCAATTTTTCTTGCCAATTAGGTACTTTCCACTGGACTAGGTAGGATTGTGCCGAATTTGATATCAAGGAAGCACACAAATAGTGCAGCTACAGGTATATATATTGACTTTGTCTTTTCACGTTATTCTTAGGGTTAGGGTTGAGCAAGAAAACCAAGACAAcctaatttttcttcaaaaccgAATCAAACTGTTACTCCCCCTAGTTTATGTACCATGAATTTTTCATAATAGGTTTTCTTgtgttcattttgttttttgctCGCCATGCATTTATCTTTTTCCTGACTTCATTGTATGGTCATTTTGTTATAACCATTTGTGATGATACACAGTTCTCTATGCATTTTTTGGGCTTCGGTTACTTTACATTGCTTGGAGAGCAGATACAAAGGGGTCTCAGAAAAAGGAAATGGAAGAAGTATGTCTCTCTAACTCTCAGTTTGATCTTTCCTTTTATGCAtccattttaacatatataagaGATGCTTCTCACAATAAAAGAACCGGTATAAGGTGACATTTAATTTTGCGGAAGTCTAAATGTTTATACTTGTAATTTTGTGAGTCGGATTACCAAAGTGTTTCCTTTCTCCGTTTTCTACACTATGAAAGGTTGGAAAAGCTCATGTTCCTTTTCGGGGAAGTGTGTAAATTCTTTTAGAGGATCTTGAACTTTTCTTATTCATGTGTAATGGGTGCACATtctttcatatacatatgtattCTTTGGATTGTAACCTATCTAATTTTAATGAGTTGTACTATATTTATAGATTGCATCATATAGCATGTGAACTTCTTTTGAATGCGCTTTTGGTTAACTCGCATTTGCAGGTAGAAGAGAAACTTGAGACTGGCCAAGGGAAGACATATTACCGGCGCTTTCTTACCAGATTTTGTACACCTATCTTTTTGGAGGTTTTGTTTCCACTTTACCCCTCGTCTTAAATATTTACATGTAGTTTATTTTCACTCATTGTTCAAATCATCTATTGTCACTGAATTGTGTTTGttctttttcccttctatgcagtcatttattttaacatttctaGCCGAATGGGGGGATCGAAGCCAAATTGCCACAATTGCTGTAAGATGATTCCCATCCTTGATCTTAAGTTATTACCATGATTccaatttgttcatttgtttCTAACGGTTACTTTCGGGTTCTTGTTCTTGAGTAGAAGTTTTTAAGGAACAATAGCTAACATGTTTTCTTAAAAATCGCAGATCACCTCTGTtgctatataaaaataataaacctcCTTGGTCTTGGCACTTAGGTCAAAAGTTACTTATGCTAGTCTAAAATGATGCAGGAACTTATTTACTATTATTAGATATAAAAAGATGACTAGGattattaattatctttatGGTTTAAATCTAGGGTTAGGATTAAACCTTGTGTTGTAAAACAAGTTTTATGGCCATATCATTATTACTTTCTCTCAAGTAATAGACAGAGACCAGAGATGTTGATAACCCTATGTTTTTTTAGAGTTAACAACACCGTAAAACCTTAGGTTTTTGGTTTATTTAGAGAGATACAAGTAAAATTTTTTGATATGTGAAAACCCTTTGATAATAGTATGTAATCAGTAAAAGGAGGTCAATGAAGCCTCGGTTCAATGGTAAGGTTGAGGCCTTGAGAAGTTTAGGATCCGAAGTTCATGTCTCGCCATTTGTAAATGTGTGGGTTCTCCTCCAGATTTATTCTGGTTGATTAATTAGTTCGATCGAATTGAATTAGTTGTTGAGTTAGTTATCCAGTTCAATACTTGTAATGATTGATTCTATTGAAACTGttgtaatcttttaaaaaaaaaaaaaactggtcTGTAATCGGTGCAAAGAGTTACAATAAAGTTTTTCATCACTAGTTTTCTTTCTGATGTTTCAGCTAGCAACACATAAAAATGCAGTGGGGGTAGCGGTGGGAGCCATAATAGGACACACCATCTGTACGTCACTGGCCGTGGTGGGAGGGAGCATGTTGGCGGCCAAGATCTCGCAGCGAACAGTGGCCACAATCGGCGGCTTTCTCTTCCTTGGCTTTTCCCTTTCCTCGTATTTCTATCCTCCCCTATGATGATTTGTAGGTTAAACATGATTCTTTTGAAGAACCCAACTCCCGTTGCtcctttcaattcaatttttcttattgtttttgcctttatagtttatatatgcAACACTGAAAGTGTTTTATACTAACTGGTTAAAAACCAGATCAAtgtccttttcctttttttgtacACATGCATACATGTATGGTTTCTTAGGGTAGGGTGTTATCAATCAAGTTTTTCGTCAATCAATTTTAATCTTAAATGTCGGTTTTTATCTACtgtgtttaaatatatatagtttttttgcCTTTTATATAGTTTATACGCGTATGTATTTCCCAACCTGATGTACGGATATTGCCCCGAAGCACGTTTCAGGTGAGCTGGAAAGTTGTATGCTTTGCAGTAGTAGAACCAGTGCTTCGGGTTGATGTCCTCTTCACAAATGTCGTTTTATATCTGATCCGTGGCATCTCTGTAAGTGAGATCAAGAGGGTGTTTGTGGTGCTTATGCATTGCGGTACTTGGTAACGAAGTGTAGCCGAAGTCCAAGGCAAAGTTGTAAGGCCTCATTCCGGTAACCATAACCGGTGTAATCACTGCATTTGTTTCCCTTGCCGAAAAAGGGGACGCCCATGTGCTTTGTGTTTAACAATGTTCGAGAATGAACTGCATTGAACATCGAGGTTGAAAAGGCATTGCTTGCGGTTGGCGAAGCCATGGCACTATTGACTACCTTTTCATTGagggttaagggttaaattgtgtGGATGCTTGACCACCATAGCCATTATGTTAATATCCCCTCCCAAAAGATGGTTGCTCGAATCACTGGTTCCTTCAAGGAAATAGAATTGTGTAACAAGATGGCAATGGTCTATGATTTCAATGGTGTTGGGCAAAAATCTACATTCTTCATGGAGTATTTACTTGGCATAGTGTACATACAAGTAAGGGCAACATTCACCGTCTATGTCACAGGCGACGATGTAAATGAGAGTAGCTTCATCAAGTGGATGAATTGGTGTTTGTGATTTTCAGGTTTGATAATGCATCAACGAAGCAAAGTGCATTTGACGTTGAGATCGAACTTGCAAGCAGAGCAGTGATAAACGAAGCCTCAACATGTTTTGTGACGAAAATTGCAGATGCAACTGGAATAGTACAGTCCGGGATGGTTGCGGTGGTAGAGGTGATTAATCTTAGGGATAACATCGAACATTTCATTTGAAAGAAGAATTCACACCGAGAGCAATCGTATCCAAGACCATATATCACTTCCTTGTATTCGAAGCAACAAACATTTTCGTCATGATTTCCAACGAAAACCAACTAATATCGGTGGCTGAACTGCTTGAGCTCTAGGAAATCCCAAGGTCACTCGATAGGGCAGAAAAACAATGGTAAACAAACCCGTTGCAAGATTCATCACAAAAATCATAGACATTCGACTTATTGAGTAGGGGGATTAGGTTGGACTGAACAATGGTTTCTCACAGACTAATCAATCTCTTTGCCTCCAACATGGTTTTTGGTGAAGATCAATGGATGTGTGTGGCTAAAATGTTGCAGATTCAAATCTCTCAGtcttcttgaaaataaaaaaatatttttattatataaattaaattcagGCTAGATCTAGTTGACTCGATACACAAATTTCCTTATCCAAAACCATCTTAAGTCGAAGCCTACTGGACAAGTCTATATGCAAGTACTACATTCATAAAGACATATTCTCTCTACTATCTAGGATCAATTGGAGATATTCATACACAATGAGTTTGGTCAGgttcatatataacataaaatctatatataattatttgatccAACTAccgtatttaaaaataattaacttaatcccatataaattcatttatattatttttaaatttattttatttaatatttataaataattaaactaaactcaTTTAACTCTATTTATATAGAAATTTGCTAAACCAAGATCGTctgtctatatatttttatttttaaatatgatattcattatttactattttgccatttcatatatttcatatatatatatatatttggtagAACCATTTcgtatattttagtaaattaaaaaaaaacctgtaCGAATGTTTTCGTTTTAAGTTATTAGCATATTAAGTGTtgaaatttaaaggttaaagatgtttgaattttaatttacaaatttacgatgtttaaagttattttatgtaaaaaaaaatataaaatggaaGGGGAAAGAGAGCTTTCGGAGAGGGGATGAGAATATAGAGAGGGTCATAAAACAACGATCTTAACAATTGagtgatttaattgaaaactttcgaatagtttagtgacaagtttataactttttgaagttgagtgaccaaaatataaaattattaatagtttagCGACTTTGAGTGTAATTTATccctaaatttaattataaaacattttctaaaataataaattaaccaAACCGAAGGaatattaacctttaaaaaagaTCGGACCGCTATCCGGACCGACGGCATTAGCACTTTTTAGCTTTACCcatcaaattttgttctttttttcaatttttccattGAGCTAAACAAACGCAATCTAAATCCATAAACACGAAATAACAGCAATTCACTCAAATAATTCCGTTAAATTTCATTCATGTAAACAAATAAGCttccatttttttctaatttttttttccaattttttttcaattttttttggagTGGGAAATGGCACTGAGTAATTTGACGTTGGCTCCTATTGTTCCTCCTTCTTCTTCGTCTTCTTGTTGTTGTTTCTTCATTCGCAGCTCTAGTTACTGTGAGGTTTCAGGTTTTGAAACCCTAATCAAATCAAACGGCTACCGTTTTCCGACCGTGAGAAGCCGATTTCAGTCCGGTGCTATCGACACTCGTGGCGTCGGCATTGTGGAGAACAACAACAACGCGGCGCCTGTTTCGTCTTCTCCTTCTTCCTCCGTCGTTGGAAACGCGGTTGTTGACATACCGGTTAGTTGTTACCAGCTGATCGGCGTTTCGAGTCAAGCTGAGAAAGATGAGATTGTGAAGTCGGTGATGAATTTGAAGGGCAGTGAGGTTGATGATGGTTATACTAGTGATGTTGTCGTTTCTCGTCAGGTAAAACGATCGAAGAAAtcgtttttttttgtatttttaaatattttttattgtttcagTGTCGTTTCACTCTTTATTGTAGGAGATTCTGATGGATGTGAGGGATAAGCTACTTTTCGAAACGGAGTACGCTGGAAATGTGAAGGAGAAGATTCCGCCGAAATCATCCCTTCGAATTCCATGGCGTTGGTTGCCTGCTGCTGTTTGCCTTCTTCAAGAGGTGCAATTCTCTAATTTGTAGTTATTATAATTAGGTGATATTGTTAATTAGAGTATTTGGGTGATATTGTTGAACATTTAGAGAAATAATGTTCGATTTGCATTTGAATGTAAAAGTAAGTGCTAGAGgttattaaatttaagaaaacagTGTTCATGGTTACCACTATGTTTGAATtggtgttatattttagtcatttggtccTTATAAAACAAGTGTGACTTCACATTCTATTTTGTGcttttgctttaaaattttgaggaagCATTGCAAAAGGTAATAAGCTAATGAGACCTGGGATTTCATATTTGCTCGTtatgtttaagaaaattttaaataggcTAATTGGCTTTCATAAAACATTAGTGAATGGCTAAAAATGTACAAGTATAACAGATAGTCAAATGTAATTGTTGCATATCAAGttaaaattgtacattttgttattaataaagttaaaattttaacttattattattcaaaaatcatatcatctaaatttacatatttatttatttgcttttggAAGTATACTGTAAGTAGCAAAAACATCTTTTTTCTGCTTGGATAGATAGAACTGATATGGTATGGGTTTCTTGTGTATTAGGTTGGAGAAGAGGAGCTTGTCCTTGAAGTTGGGAGGGCAGCTATTCAGCGTACAGATGCTAAGCCATATATTCATGATTTGCTTTTATCAATGGCACTTGCTGAGGTGAGATAAATAGGTGAAGAGCTTAGCATCTTTTACCAGCTTTAACATCAACTTTGCTATGCCCACTTTTCTTATAATAGGTGCTTTCTTGAAGTGTTCAATCGCAAAGATTGGTTTCGAAAAGAACAAGGTCTCTGAAGGATTTGAAGCTCTTGCTCGTGCTCAGTGTCTTCTGAGGAGTACAAAATCTCTTAAACAAATGATGTTGTTATCTCAGGTAATTGTTGTTTCTATTTTATGCTTTTGCCTTCATTTTACTTATTCAAGGATTTCCACAACTTGCTTTGCTTTAATCAGTAATAGGCATCCTCTTGGTTTCTTGTGTGCTAATGACAATAGTAATTGTCATTAGCACACTGTttgtaaccaaaaaaaaaaaaacaatacaaaATTTCTAATGAATTCTTCTGATGGCTaagaattgaatatattttgcaTAGTGACAACTGCAATAATGTCGGAGGATAGGTGCCACATTTAGACAATCTGTAATTATGTGCTCTCCTTATTCTTGAAGGTTTAGTAATAGCCTTCTGTTTACATTAATTATTTGCTATGGTTCTTAGATAGAAGAATCTTTGGAGGAACTTGCACCTGCGTGCACATTGGAATTATTAGGCTTGCCTCGATCACCTGAAAATGCTGACAGGCGACGAGGAGCGATTGCTGCCCTGCGCGAACTGCTCAGACAGGGGCTTGATGTGGAATCTTCTTGCCAGGTCCAAGATTGGTCAAGCTTCTTGAGCCAAGCTCTTAATCGGCTGTTGGCCTCAGAAGTAGTTGATATTCTTCCCTGGGATAATTTAGCTATGGCAAGGAAGAATAAGAAATCAATTGAATCACAGAATCAAAGGGTTGTAATTGATTTTACCTGTTTCTACATGGCATTGATTGCTCATATTGCTCTTGGATTTTCAAGCAGGCAAACTGATCTGGTAATCTCTCCATTCTGCTTGGTCTCTGAATAATAACTCGGGGGTTCTGCTTTGGAGTGGTTGGGTGAGGAGACTGTTTTCTATCAATactttgttattgttgttattttttactACATTTTTGTAGATTATCAAAGCAAAAACTATATGCGAGTGTTTGATAACATCCGAGGGTACTGATCTAAAGCTTGAGGAGGCTTTCTGCTTGTTCCTTCTTGGACAGGTATAGATTTTATATCTTCCCCTTACCTAATGTTGcatttaaatattgtaaaagtTGAAAGTTTTGTGTCTTTGGAAGCTGGAGCATTTTTTCATCGAAATACTTTTATAACTCATATGTTGGTTATTAGGGAAGTGAGGCTGAGATTATTGAAAAGCTTCAACAGCTTGAATCAGATTCAAATCGTGCTCCCCAAAATTCTATTACAGGAAAGGAGAAACTAAGCAGCTCTAGTACAAATTCCTCACTGGTATGTCTCAAACCATCTTCCTGCTTATGCATCTAAGATTGCAGTGAGTAGAAAGTTCAACAGTTGGGAGATCAAATATGCttaatttttactcttttgACTGTGGATGTTACCTTTTTGATTCATTATTACTTATTTTGGATTGACTATCaaattgtgattttatgtttgCTTAGGAACTTTAGGAGAATTAGGGAGTCGGTGTGTTATTTCAGGTAATGAATGTTACATATAATGTAGTGACTTGTTTAAAGATTAATAGAGGGGGTGATGGAGCATTGCTCACTAGCAGTAATTTAACCAAGGGTAAGCCTTGAGCCCTATCTATTTTCCTTGGTGATCGATCAATTTGTTGGTATATGCTTTTGTAAATGATATATCAATCTGGTGGGTGAGATGAGAGCCATGACTAATGCTTGAGCTATGGAGGGAAACCATAGAATCAAAAGTGTTTAGTAAATCTACAAGAAAGTTTATGAGATGAACACTCAGTAAAGGACTGGCAATGAAGCAAGTgtaaaaattagagaaaaagaTATATACTGCAAAGTGATTTGTTTTAGTATCTTGGCTCAATCATGCAAACATAGGAGAAATTTTACTTGTGTGACAGCAAATACCTCTTAAGCTTAAGGCAGACTTCTGCATGATAGCAATAACACCACAATTGCTTTATGCTATTGAATTTTGGGTGGTTAAGCAAAGATGGAAGTAGTTAAACGAGGATGCTGCAAAAATATTTGagcttattaaaaaaaaaggattgtGAATGCATACAGGCCTTCAGGAAAAGGTGGAAACAGTAGTAAGCATAAAACATGGAGGTGTGTTTAATGGTTTGGCTATGTGGGACAGAGGTCTGTAAATGCTTTTGTTGGGAGTCTATGATTTAATGGCGAAAGTTCATTTCAAAAGCAGGAAGGATTCTGCAATGAAGAGATAGGAGAAAACTTGCAATTTAGCGTTTAATGATATTACCCTAATTAGGATTCTGAAAAGAACACAATGTTCCTTGTAGCTGATTCCATGAGGTAGATACAACATTGTCAGGGCACATACCTAGGTGCCTAGGTACTGTGTCAATCAAGCAAAGCTCCTTACACCCCTTCAGGAAGGTGTGTTCAATAAGATGCATGTCTTTTGTGCCTAGGCATTTGCTTTTTTCCTTCTCCTAGGCTAAAGGCAGAGAAAAAACATGCCTGACTCTAGTGTCCTTTGGTTTCTCAAGTTTTTCTCATCTTTTGTTAGCTATTGTTTCAGTGGTTAAAAGGGGACATTTTCTACTCTATTTAtgggaataaaaaattaatggtcATAAAAGGGACGTTGCTTGTGATAATTCATGTCTTTTGGAGCACATTAGGTACTGTAATGGTGTAATCtctaatattttttaagctATTAGACACAATACAGAGAATGCTTTTATCCTGTAGTtattaattttccttttgaaattAGTGTCTCCACTCAAGTGAGCACACCTTTTTGCACCTGgggtgatttttattttttcttcattcCTTATCTTATGTTTTGAAGACGGGTAAGTTGGTGAGGTTGTGCATTTGAAAATAGTCATTATTCAGTCACTAGTTGGATCGTGTCGTTTGAAGTTCTTGTTTATCATCAAGATTGATGCATTCTCTAATATCAAACTGACTTCTGACTTAATCAGGAAATTTGGCTGAAGGATGCTGTGCTTTCTCGCTTTCCTGATACAAGAGATTGTTCTCCTTCTTTGGTAAGAGCACAATGATTGAGTTATCAGATTAACAAGGATGTACTAACATATGTACTTGTCTGCAGGCCAACTATTTTGGTGGTGAAAGAAGAGCTCCTAGGagcaagaaaattaaaggtTCCCCTCAAACCATCCCTAATCTAGGCCATAGATCACTACCTACTGCGCTTGCATCAGAGAGGAAAGATTTTGAGGATTCCCTTCCCCGTATGAAATCTTCTCTTCATATTGTGTCAGCTGTTAAGCAATTAGGACCAACTGATTTGCAGAGTCCTTTGGTAATGGGTGACAATAGCGGTGGAAGCAATGTCAGTGCATCTTCTGTTCAGTTGGAAAGAAAATTTGGAGTAAACCAGAATAAAACTTGGGAAAGCTGGTTTTCGCAAAGTAATGTCACCGAAAGGGTAACTTTTGTTGCTATATTAGGGTGCATTGTTTTAACTAGCTGTAAGCTATCTGGAATGAACTTAAGTGGGGTCAGGCGTATGTCAATATGGGCCTCCAG
This genomic window contains:
- the LOC105761547 gene encoding GDT1-like protein 3 → MGFTPIRFLFIVSFFFFVFASVSFSQDSGFQAEKEESDGSIKDLGRRGMIVSKNSENGVLDEKVGTDSIGTNLGFDPAGLGVLDAFFASFSMIIVSEIGDETFIIAALMAMRHPKSTVLSGALAALFVMTVLSTGLGRIVPNLISRKHTNSAATVLYAFFGLRLLYIAWRADTKGSQKKEMEEVEEKLETGQGKTYYRRFLTRFCTPIFLESFILTFLAEWGDRSQIATIALATHKNAVGVAVGAIIGHTICTSLAVVGGSMLAAKISQRTVATIGGFLFLGFSLSSYFYPPL
- the LOC105761543 gene encoding plastid division protein CDP1, chloroplastic; this translates as MALSNLTLAPIVPPSSSSSCCCFFIRSSSYCEVSGFETLIKSNGYRFPTVRSRFQSGAIDTRGVGIVENNNNAAPVSSSPSSSVVGNAVVDIPVSCYQLIGVSSQAEKDEIVKSVMNLKGSEVDDGYTSDVVVSRQEILMDVRDKLLFETEYAGNVKEKIPPKSSLRIPWRWLPAAVCLLQEVGEEELVLEVGRAAIQRTDAKPYIHDLLLSMALAECSIAKIGFEKNKVSEGFEALARAQCLLRSTKSLKQMMLLSQIEESLEELAPACTLELLGLPRSPENADRRRGAIAALRELLRQGLDVESSCQVQDWSSFLSQALNRLLASEVVDILPWDNLAMARKNKKSIESQNQRVVIDFTCFYMALIAHIALGFSSRQTDLIIKAKTICECLITSEGTDLKLEEAFCLFLLGQGSEAEIIEKLQQLESDSNRAPQNSITGKEKLSSSSTNSSLEIWLKDAVLSRFPDTRDCSPSLANYFGGERRAPRSKKIKGSPQTIPNLGHRSLPTALASERKDFEDSLPRMKSSLHIVSAVKQLGPTDLQSPLVMGDNSGGSNVSASSVQLERKFGVNQNKTWESWFSQSNVTERVTFVAILGCIVLTSCKLSGMNLSGVRRMSIWASSKPHMNTSSLTSKGDSFLDYNIGSPRNKASGIGGRIKKLLDLAKVQFMNPSEARNSRTSCLPASLSTSITTVDTKQMSVEEAEALVRQWQAIKAEALGPNHQVDTLSEALDESMLIQWQALADMAKARCCYWRFVLLQLTILRADILLDIHRGEIAEIEALLEEAAELVDESQPKNPNYYSTYKIRYILRRQDDGSWKFCGGDIEMPS